In Candidatus Nezhaarchaeota archaeon, the sequence ACGATAGGCTCCATGAGGCAACCCCAGCAATCACACCTTCTGGTTACATTCACTATAGCATTAAGGTACATGGGCCTAAAGCCTATAGCCTTAAGTACCGCAAGAGCAGCATCGGCCACCCTTACTTGGAGACTCTCAGATCCACCCTCAGGTATCTTGAGGGCATTATATCGACATAAGAAATAGCACTCTAAACAACCTACACAATTATCATAATTCACCCTCACCTTGCCACCCTCAACCACCATAGCTCCATGAGGGCAGCGCCGAGCACATCGAGCACACCCGGTGCATGCCTCATCAACGACTATGGGCATATGAGCTCTGTGCTGAACTGTCTTCCCCCTTTTAGTCGTGCAGCCCATGGCTAAGTTCTTTAATGCTCCTCCAAATCCTGATAGCAAATGCCCCTTGAAGTGGGAGACAACGATCATTGAGTCGAGGTCTTTAAGTATCCTAGCAACTTCAACTTCCTTAAGTTCAATGCCATTAATCTCGACGACAAAGCCATCATCGCCCTTAAGCCCATCACCCATTACGACTGGAGCGCCAAGTGTGGCTTGGTTAAATCCCTTTTTTGCAGCTAAATTTAAGTAGCTAACACCATTCCTCCTAGCACCACTGTAGAGTGTTGTTGTATCAAAGACGACAGGCTCACAGCCACACCTCCTCACAAAATCTACAACGCATCTAACAAACTCGGGTCTAAGATGAGTAACGTTACCTTCCTCCCCCATGTGCACCTTAATTCCCACAACCCCATTGAGGGGCTGCTCATTAACTAAACTCTTTAGCAGCTTATCGATGCCATCATCTATCCTAGGAAAGACCTTCCCCCTAAGATCATAGAAGTAAACCTTAGACTTACTTTTCACACCCTTAACACCGAACAA encodes:
- a CDS encoding DUF362 domain-containing protein; the protein is MKSKSKVYFYDLRGKVFPRIDDGIDKLLKSLVNEQPLNGVVGIKVHMGEEGNVTHLRPEFVRCVVDFVRRCGCEPVVFDTTTLYSGARRNGVSYLNLAAKKGFNQATLGAPVVMGDGLKGDDGFVVEINGIELKEVEVARILKDLDSMIVVSHFKGHLLSGFGGALKNLAMGCTTKRGKTVQHRAHMPIVVDEACTGCARCARRCPHGAMVVEGGKVRVNYDNCVGCLECYFLCRYNALKIPEGGSESLQVRVADAALAVLKAIGFRPMYLNAIVNVTRRCDCWGCLMEPIVGDIGLLSSFDPVAIDQASLDLIKKAAGGRDPFLEANNVNGEKQLEAAEKLGLGSRSYELIGVS